From the Actinopolymorpha singaporensis genome, the window GAGCCAGTCGTGCACCAGGGCGACGTCGGGGATGGTCGCGGACAGGCACACCAGCGCCACGTCTGCCGGAGTGTTGATCACCACCTCCTCCCAGACCGCGCCGCGGTCGGTGTCCTGGAGGTAGTGGAACTCATCGAGCACGACGACGCCGAGTCGGTCCAGCGCCGCCGCCCCCGACGGGGGCCGACCGTCGGTGGACCTGTTCGCAGCCGCGTTCGCTCCGGGTGCATGCCTGGTGCCGCGTACCTCGTACAACATCGCTCGCAGCACCTCTGTCGTGACCACGAGCACGGGCGCACCGGGGTTGACCGTACGGTCCCCGGTGATGAGCCCGACCCGCTCGGGACCGAGGCGGGCGGACAGGTCGCGGTACTTCTGGTTGCTCAGGGCCTTCAGCGGGGTGGTGTAGACGGCGGTGGTGCCGGCGTCGAGGCTGCGCGCCACCGCGTAGTCGGCGACGAGCGTCTTGCCCGCACCGGTCGGTGCCATGACGAGAACGGACCGGCCGGAATCGAGGCCGTCCATGGCCTGGATCTGGAACGGGTCGGGCTGTACGCCGAGATCGTCGAGGAAGGCGCTACGAACGCGAGGGCTGTGAGCGTGCGGGAGAGTTCGCGGGGAAGTCGAGGTCGACTGGTCGGACAAGATGGGCTCCGCGGAGTCGTGAGCCACCGTCTCGTCCGTGCGGTCAGCGAGCCGGGCGGGGCGGTGGCGCGGGCATGATCGGCAGGCTCAACGCCGACACCCCCTTCCTCTGCCACTTCGTCACTTTGCGACCGGCCGTGGATCCCCGCGGTCCTCCCACGGGCTCCGGCCCAGGTCGAGGCCGCGGCCAGCCTGCCCATGGCGATCCTGACCCGTCAAGCGGATTGTTCGCCGAAGCCGAGCCCTTCGAGGTACTCGTGCAGACGCCGAACGACTATGTTCGTGATCCTCTCAGGGCGCCGTGTCAGCGACCGTCGATGTGTCGCCACGCGTAAAGATCGCGCAGAGCGCCGATCTGAGTACCGTGGTGATCCACCTCGGTGAGCGTGCCGGCGATGAAGTGCGCGGCCGGGCGCGCGGGACCCGGCGGTCCCACCGCGAGCGGAAGGACTCCGGCGGCGTACGTGTACCCCGCGGTCGCCACCTCGAGCTGGTCGTCATCGGCCCGCTCGATCGCCTCGCGGAGTCTCTGCCAGCCCTCACGCAACGCGGTGACGGCTTCGGCAGCGCGGGTGAAGACCGGGTGATCGGTCAGGTAGGGGGACGTCCAGCCGCTGGCCATGGTGCGCGTCCCGCCCAGGAAGTCGATGTCGCACAGACGGCCCGGCATCGATCCGATGTGCCAGTACAGCCACGCGATGGTGGTCATCGGGACCGGGGCCGGCTCAGGTATCTCGAAGTCGGCCACCCATTCACCGACACCGAAGGGATTCGCTGTCCTGCACTGGCCTTGCCGACGAATGCTCCAGGTCACCGTGAACGGCTCCCAGAAGAACTCGTCATCGGTCAGCTCCTCCCAGGCGCGGGCAAGGGTGAAGTGCTCGATCGAGCGCATCATCTCCAGCAGCGTGTCGGCTCGTTTCCCGGTCATGAGCGCGCATCGTAGTCAACGCCTCTTCCCACGCTTTGATGCAGCGACACAAACGACGATGCGCCCGCCCTGCTCGACTGGTAGAAATTGTCGGATGTTCGCGCTGGTGCGGTTCTCGATCACGACGGCGCCGAGGGCCGGCGGTGGCTTGGTGGGGCTGGCTGCCCTCAGCGCTGCGACAAGCCTCGCCGTGACCGTCCTGGTCGGCCAGGTGATCGGCGCGACACCGGCGTTCGTGGCCGGCGACCCGGACCACTCGTCGATGCCGGCGTTCGCTCTGCTGGTGGCCGCCCTGGTCCTGGTCTTCACCCTCGACGGTGTGCTGACGGTCGTGCTGAGCATGCTGTCCACGCGACTGACGTACGACGTGGACGTGGTGATCCACCGGGCCATCACGGCGACCATGACAGCGTCGGCGAGGATCGGCCATCTGGAGTCACCGGCGGTGGAGGACGAGTCCCGCCGTGCACGAGGTGTCGGCAACCGCGCTATCTGGGTGGGCCTGGTCGCGCTGGCGGAGCTCGTTCGTTCACGGCTGCTGGCGATCGGTTCCGCGGTGGTCGTGGGTGCGTTGTTCTCCTGGCCGGTCGCCCTGGGATTGCTGGCAACGACGTGGCTGGTCGAATGGTGGTCGGCGCGCATCTCGGGAATCGAGCAGGTGACCTGGCGTGCCGGCACCCGCACCGGCCGGGAAGCCGACTACGCGTACGAACTGGGCATGGGGACCGCGGCCAAGGAGCTTCGGGTGTTCGGGTTCGCGCCCTGGTTGAAGAACCGGTATGTCCGCGACTGGCGCTCGGCGATGGTTCCGTTGTGGCGGGTACGCCGGGCGGCGACCTTGCGGACCACGGCCGTGTATGCCGCGCACCTGGCCGTGCTGGCCGTCGCCGTGTGGCTGCTGGTACGGAATGTCAACGCGGGCTTGCTGGGACTGACCGAGGTCGCGACCGTGCTGGCTGCTCTGCTGCGCTTGGCGATGTCGGCGAACGGCACCGCGGCCGCGTCGATGGAACGCGCCACCTCGTCGTTGCGCGCGCTGCAGCGGCTGCCGAAGACCGCGCGGGCGGTGCGGGCGGGCGACACCGCGTTGGAAGGTGGGCGCCCCCGCCGCGATGCCGGCGAGACTGGCCCTGCCGACGTCCCGTTCGATCCGCCCAGGCCGCGAACCGGTCCACCCGACGTACGCCTGGAGGACGTGTGGTTCCGCTACCCGGGTTCCAACGTCGACGTGCTGCGTGGACTCACCCTCCGGCTGGGTGCCGGTGAGGCGATCGGCCTGGTCGGCCTGAACGGCGCGGGCAAGTCGACGCTCGTGCATCTGCTGGCAGGCGCCTACCGGCCGACCGCGGGCCGCGTCGTCGTCGACGGCGTGGACCTCGCCGACCTCGACGACCAGGAGCTCGCGGCCTGGCAGCGCAGGCTGGCGCCGGTCACCCAGGAGTTCCTGCGACTGCCGTTGACCGCCAAGGAGAACGTCACTCTCGCCGAGCCGGCGGACGCGGCCCCTGACCGGCTGGTCGCGGTGGCGGCAACCGCGGCGATCGACTCGGCGATCGCGGACCTCCCGCGGGGTTGGGACACCGTGCTGGACCGGTCGGTCACCGACGGCGGAGAGCTCTCCGGTGGGCAGTGGCAGCGCCTGGCCCTGGCACGCGCGTTGTACGCCGTGGACGCGGGTGCGGGCTTGCTGGTGCTGGACGAACCCGCCGCAGCGCTGGACGTACGCTCCGAGGCCGAGCTGGTCGACCGCTACCTGCGGATGGCCACCGGTGTGACGTCCCTGCTGATCTCGCACCGGTTCTCCGTCGTACGCAACGCCGACCGGATCTGCGTTCTGGACAAGGGTGTGATCGCAGAGCAGGGCACGCACGCGCAGCTCCTGGCGACCGGCGGCCGGTACGCGCAGATGTTCGAGCTGCAGGCCGCGCGCTACGTGGGAGGTACCCCGAATGCGTGACCGCTGGGAGTCGCTGGCGACGCTGGTCCGGCTGACGTTCGCGGCGTCACCGTGGCTGGCCACGACCGAGCTGGTGCTCGTGGTGGTGATGGCAGTCGCCGGTCCGCTGCAGGCGTACGGCGTGGCGCGGATGGTGAACGCCGTGACCGGGCAGGGTTCGGTGACGGCCGCCGCCGTGATCCTGTTCGCTGCGCTGGCGCTGGCGTTCGGCGGCCTGGTGCTGTCGGAAGCCGTACGCCACCGGCTCGAGGACGGCATCGAGCTCAGCCTGCAGCGTGAACTCCTTGACCTGGCCACCGGTCCGCCCGGGATCGGCCACCACGAACAACCCGAGATTGCCGACCGGATCGGTGCCGCCAAGGAGGAGTTCCGCCGGCTGAGGGGCACCGCGGGCACCATCGGCAGCGGGCTGGCCGTTCTGGTCAGCACCGTCAC encodes:
- a CDS encoding DinB family protein — encoded protein: MTGKRADTLLEMMRSIEHFTLARAWEELTDDEFFWEPFTVTWSIRRQGQCRTANPFGVGEWVADFEIPEPAPVPMTTIAWLYWHIGSMPGRLCDIDFLGGTRTMASGWTSPYLTDHPVFTRAAEAVTALREGWQRLREAIERADDDQLEVATAGYTYAAGVLPLAVGPPGPARPAAHFIAGTLTEVDHHGTQIGALRDLYAWRHIDGR
- a CDS encoding ABC transporter ATP-binding protein; translated protein: MFALVRFSITTAPRAGGGLVGLAALSAATSLAVTVLVGQVIGATPAFVAGDPDHSSMPAFALLVAALVLVFTLDGVLTVVLSMLSTRLTYDVDVVIHRAITATMTASARIGHLESPAVEDESRRARGVGNRAIWVGLVALAELVRSRLLAIGSAVVVGALFSWPVALGLLATTWLVEWWSARISGIEQVTWRAGTRTGREADYAYELGMGTAAKELRVFGFAPWLKNRYVRDWRSAMVPLWRVRRAATLRTTAVYAAHLAVLAVAVWLLVRNVNAGLLGLTEVATVLAALLRLAMSANGTAAASMERATSSLRALQRLPKTARAVRAGDTALEGGRPRRDAGETGPADVPFDPPRPRTGPPDVRLEDVWFRYPGSNVDVLRGLTLRLGAGEAIGLVGLNGAGKSTLVHLLAGAYRPTAGRVVVDGVDLADLDDQELAAWQRRLAPVTQEFLRLPLTAKENVTLAEPADAAPDRLVAVAATAAIDSAIADLPRGWDTVLDRSVTDGGELSGGQWQRLALARALYAVDAGAGLLVLDEPAAALDVRSEAELVDRYLRMATGVTSLLISHRFSVVRNADRICVLDKGVIAEQGTHAQLLATGGRYAQMFELQAARYVGGTPNA